The Thiohalomonas denitrificans genome contains a region encoding:
- a CDS encoding ABC transporter substrate-binding protein produces the protein MRLNKILRMGLLLLCLSPVALVGAATVSISCGAVGVELEVCREGAEAWSDKTGHEIRIISTPNSTTDRLALYQQLLAAGSADIDVFQIDVVWPGILQEHFIDLKQHIEPERLRAQFENVVDANRVDGRLVALPWFVDAGLLYYRKDLLDKHGFEVPETWEALTHTAEAIQKAERAAGNRNLWGFVWQGRAYEGLTCNALEWVHSSGGGNIVNDQGEVIINNPAAVEAIDRAAAWIGTITPLGVLNYEEEQSRGVFQSGRALFMRNWPYAWSLVNGGDSPVRGKVGITALPRGKEGVHTGTLGGWQLAVSRYSEVREEAIDLVRYLSSRDEQKRRAIRAGYNPTWPDLYDDPEVRAAHSIAPTLRKALAGAVVRPSDVTGRSYNQVSNTFWSAVHATLAGKGDAAGNLAFLERRLKRLRRHRGW, from the coding sequence ATGCGGTTAAACAAAATCCTCCGGATGGGTTTACTTCTGCTGTGCCTGAGCCCGGTCGCCTTGGTCGGGGCGGCGACCGTATCGATTTCCTGCGGTGCGGTTGGAGTCGAACTGGAGGTCTGTCGCGAAGGTGCCGAAGCCTGGTCCGATAAGACCGGTCATGAAATCCGTATCATCTCGACCCCCAATTCGACGACCGACCGGCTTGCTCTCTACCAGCAACTGCTTGCGGCCGGTTCGGCGGATATCGATGTCTTCCAGATCGACGTCGTCTGGCCCGGCATCCTGCAGGAGCACTTTATCGATCTCAAACAGCATATCGAACCTGAACGACTGAGGGCCCAGTTCGAGAACGTTGTCGATGCCAACAGGGTCGACGGCCGTCTGGTTGCACTCCCCTGGTTCGTCGACGCCGGCCTGCTCTATTACCGCAAGGATCTCCTCGACAAACACGGCTTCGAGGTCCCCGAGACCTGGGAGGCACTGACCCACACCGCCGAAGCGATTCAGAAGGCCGAACGCGCGGCGGGCAATCGAAACCTATGGGGGTTCGTCTGGCAGGGGCGGGCCTACGAGGGACTCACCTGTAACGCCCTGGAGTGGGTTCACAGCTCAGGCGGCGGCAACATCGTCAACGACCAGGGCGAGGTGATCATCAATAACCCGGCCGCGGTCGAGGCGATCGACCGGGCCGCCGCCTGGATCGGCACCATTACCCCGTTGGGAGTTCTCAATTATGAAGAGGAGCAGTCGCGGGGCGTTTTCCAATCCGGGCGCGCGCTTTTCATGCGCAACTGGCCCTATGCATGGTCGCTGGTGAACGGCGGGGACAGCCCGGTGCGCGGCAAGGTCGGAATTACCGCCCTGCCCCGAGGCAAGGAGGGGGTTCATACGGGAACCCTCGGCGGGTGGCAACTGGCCGTCTCGCGCTATTCCGAAGTTCGCGAAGAGGCTATCGACCTGGTGCGCTATCTCAGCAGCCGCGATGAACAGAAACGCCGTGCGATCAGGGCGGGCTACAACCCCACCTGGCCGGACCTCTATGACGATCCGGAAGTGCGAGCCGCCCATTCCATTGCTCCAACCCTGCGCAAAGCGCTGGCCGGTGCCGTGGTGCGTCCTTCCGATGTCACCGGTCGCAGCTACAATCAGGTCTCGAATACCTTCTGGAGCGCGGTGCACGCCACGCTTGCCGGCAAGGGGGATGCCGCCGGCAATCTTGCTTTCCTTGAGCGCCGGCTGAAACGGCTCCGACGCCACAGAGGTTGGTAG
- a CDS encoding carbohydrate ABC transporter permease encodes MGPLARKRARAAWWFLLPSLAVLLLTAGWPLLRTVGFGFTDAYLGNLENYSFVGLDNFILLYQDPFWWQSVRNTLFFTITSVSLELVLGLTIALILNVALPGRGLMRAAVLIPWAIPTIVSARMWQWMYNDLYGVFNQMLMGVGVIAEPIAWTADPALSLWSVVAVDVWKTTPFVALLALAALQLVPGELYEAARVDGVHPVKIFFRITLPLIMPALLVAMVFRMLDALRIFDLIYILTSGSPSTMSMSVYARRHLVEFQDVGYGSAASTFLFALVALITAIVLTLGRSHLAREVRR; translated from the coding sequence ATGGGACCGCTGGCCCGCAAACGCGCCCGTGCTGCCTGGTGGTTTTTGCTCCCCTCGCTCGCTGTGTTGCTGCTGACGGCAGGCTGGCCGTTGCTGCGTACCGTCGGCTTCGGTTTTACCGACGCCTACCTGGGGAATCTGGAAAACTACTCTTTTGTCGGGCTGGACAACTTCATTCTTCTTTACCAGGACCCGTTCTGGTGGCAATCGGTACGAAACACGCTGTTCTTCACCATTACTTCGGTATCCCTGGAATTGGTCCTGGGGCTCACCATTGCATTAATCCTCAATGTCGCCCTGCCCGGCCGGGGCCTGATGCGGGCGGCGGTGCTCATTCCCTGGGCGATCCCCACCATCGTCTCCGCTCGCATGTGGCAGTGGATGTACAACGATCTCTACGGCGTTTTCAATCAGATGCTGATGGGAGTGGGCGTGATCGCCGAACCGATCGCCTGGACCGCCGATCCGGCGCTCTCGCTCTGGTCGGTGGTTGCGGTCGACGTCTGGAAGACCACGCCGTTTGTGGCATTGCTCGCCCTGGCGGCCCTGCAGCTGGTGCCCGGGGAGCTCTATGAGGCGGCCCGGGTTGACGGGGTTCATCCGGTGAAGATTTTCTTTCGTATCACTCTGCCGCTCATCATGCCGGCGCTGCTGGTGGCGATGGTATTCCGCATGCTGGATGCCCTGCGCATCTTCGATTTGATCTACATTCTGACCTCGGGCAGCCCATCCACCATGTCCATGTCGGTTTATGCCCGCCGGCATCTGGTGGAGTTCCAGGACGTGGGCTACGGTTCCGCCGCCTCGACCTTTCTGTTTGCACTGGTCGCGCTGATCACCGCCATTGTTCTGACGCTCGGGCGCAGCCACCTCGCGCGGGAGGTGCGCCGATGA